The Rubrobacter tropicus nucleotide sequence CGGTCGAAGCGGGCGCCGCGGCGTTTTGCTTCTTCGGGTCTTTCTTGGAAGCGTTTTTGTCGGACGCTTTTGTCTTGTTGGCGTCACCTTTTGCCCGATCTTTATCGGCCGCCGCTTTGTCTTTGTCGCTCTTTGCTTTGTCCGGCGAAGGCTTTTCGTCCTTCTTGGAGAGGGGTTCGGAGGCGACCTCTTCCTCCTCTTTGTTCCCGTTCTCGTTGGTGTCTTTTTGGGATGGCTGATCTGTGGTCTCTTCGACCGTGTGGATCTCCTGCGCGGCGAGGTAGGCCGGCGGCGCCGGTGCCTTGGCCTGCGCGACGGCGACGCCGAGCACGACGCAGAGCGCGATGACCGGCGTGACCGCGGCGGCCCAGCGGAACCCGAGCGCGCGGCGGCGAGGGCCCCTCGCCTGCCGGAGCCGCTTCCAGGCGCGGCCGAGGGCGCCTGACCGGATGGGCTCTTCGACGTAGCGGAAGGAGAGGTGGGCCAGCAGAACGGTGACGGCCAGGCGCAGGGCGAGCAGCTTCGGACCTTCCAGGGGTACGTCGAGACCGGGGCGGGTGACCATGAAGACGGGCCAGTGCCAGAGGTAGATGCCGTATGAGCGCTCCCCGATCCAGCGCAGGGGGCGCCACCCGAGCAACAACCGTCCCACGTGCGAGTGCGGGTGGGCGAGCGCCGCTATAAGGGCCGCCGTTGTCAGGGAGACCGCCAGGAAACCGCCCTTGTAGAGCGCCGGCTGGAACTCGTCGAGGCGCAGGCAGAAAAGCACGAGCCCGCCGAGGGCCGCGAGGCCGACGAGGTCGAGCAGGGCCGGCAGGGTCCAGCCCCATTTGCGCCGGAGACGTCCCCTGGCCCCTGACCCCCGGAGCCTCGCGAGACGGGCGCAGCCCTCCCTGTAGGCCCGCTCCCCGGGGCGCCAGGCAAAGGCGAGCGCGGCGCCGATGAGGAGGCCGGCGGCACGGGTGTCCGTGCCGTAATAGATGCGGGACGGGTCCACCTCTGGGACGTACAGGAAGGCCATCAAGAGCGCGGAGAGGCCGGCGATCACGAGGGAAACGAACGCCAGGCGGCGCAGGCGCCAGCGGCGGGCGCCGAGGCTCACGCCCAGGGCGACCACGGGGGGCCAGAGCAGGTAGAACTGCTCCTCGACGGCGAGCGACCAGAGGTGGCGCAGGAGCGAGGGGCGGCCCATGGCTTCGAAGTACGATTCGTTGCCGAAGATCAAATACCAGTTGGTGAAGTAGCCGAAGGCCGAGAGCGCGTCGCCCCTGAGGCCCGCAACCTCCCCGGGAAGGAAGATCACGGCGTAGGCGAGCGTCGCGACGACCACCAGGTAGAGCGCCGGCAACAGCCTCCTAGCTCGTCTGATCCAGAACGTCTTCAAGTCTATGCGGCCCCGCTGGCGCCACTCGGTGACGAGGAGGGCCGTGATCAGGTACCCGCTTATTACGAAGAAGATCTCGACGCCGAGGAACCCGCCGGGCAGCCACTCGAGCCCCGCGTGGTAGAGCAGCACTGCCACGACCGCAAGCGCCCTCAACCCGTCGAGACCCGGCATGAAAGGCAGCCTTATACCGCGGGCTTTGGGGTCGGACGGGCCGACGATCTTGACGACGTGCGTTATCTCTGGTCCGGCACCAGGCGTTGCGTCGCCCGGCGGCCGAGACCGCAACATGTTGCGCGTTTTGCTCCCCCCTTAATCTCTAAGGAAGGCGAATGATAGCAGCTATGATGGGGACCATCACGCCTTTTTCGGGGGCTTTTTGAACTTCTAGGAATCTGTCCCGGAGCGGGGGCCCGGGGCGGAGATCTCGTCCTTGATGGCGTCGACTTCGGCGTCTATTTTAGTGAGGTCCTCGCGGGCGCGGCTCATGCGGGCGTGCTCGGTTCTGACGAAGCGGGTGTACGGGGCAATGGCCTCCCGCATCTTCTCCACGGAACGGCCCAACTCGGTCTCGAACTGGCGCCTGACCACCTCCCCGAGCCGCCGGCGCAGGGCGTCGGTCTTCTCCCGGAAGTCCTGGCGGGCCTTGCGCCTCCGGTTCGGAAGCACGAAGAGCCCGTAGCCGGCGATGATCGCCGCCGCTATGACCCCGGTGGCGTCCAGAAAGCGGGTGGTGGCGAGGGCGACCACGACGGCGCCGATGCCCAACGCGCCCGCTTCTATGGCGGCCGTACGGGCCACGGCGTTCTGGATGGAATTGGCGAGGAGCTCGGACTCGCGCTCGCGGTCGTAGCCGCCGACGACGTCCTGGGCCGTCTTGCCGACGGAGCGCAGGATCTTGCCCCGGTCGTGCTCGAAATCGTCGCGGACCTCACCTATCATCTCCCCGTCGTACTCGGCCCGCCGCCTGCGCTCCAGGTAATCGACCACGGTCCGCCACTGCTTGTGGTTGCGCCCGACCAGCCAGTCCACGAGCTCGTCCACCCGCTCGTCGATGAGCTTCTCCGTGTCGGCCACGACCTCCCGCTCGAAGCGCCGCTTGACCTTCTCCTCCCGAAACAGCTCCCGCACGTTCATGAGCCGGATGTTCTCCTCCAGCCACAAATCCCCGCGCTCGCCCATCTTGAGGACTATGTTCTCTATCTCGGACAGACGAGCCTCGAAGTCCCGCTTCGTGTCCTCGACGTAGAGCGCCAATTGCGACTCGACGTTCTCGGAGGTTCTGAAGTCCTCTTCGAGCAGGTTCAGCCGCTCCTCGACCGCGCCCCGGTATCGCCGGGCAAGCTCCTCGACGGGCCCCAGCGGGCTCTGGAGCTTCAGGCGCACCCTTCCCTCCTCGTCCAGAAGGTCGTGGACGTAGGCTTCGAGGTCCCCGAAGCCGCTCGCCTGCAGGAGCGCCCTGCTCTCCATCGCGCTCGTCGCCGCCTTCGCCTTGCGGGCGAGGAGGGAGGAGACGAAGAAGATCGGGGGCGAGAGGCCGAGCGCCGAGCGGAGGCCGTCCTCCACGAAAGAGCGGACCTGCCCTACCTTGTCGTCGTCGCCGAGAAGGTCGGCCTTGTTGACGACCATGAGGACCTTCTTGCCCCAGTCCCGCACGAGCTCCAGGTAGCCGCGCTCGCTCTCCGTCAGCGGCCTGTCGGCCGAGGTCACGAAGATGACCAGGTCGCTGCGGGGGACGAAGCCGCGGGAGAGCTCCTCGTGGTGGCGGATGATCGCGTTGGTGCCAGGCGTGTCCACGATGGCGACCTCGCGCAAGAACTCGTTCGGGTGGCCCCGCTCCAGCACCCCGTCCCTGCGCTCCCGCTCCATCGGCTCGTCCGCGTGCCTGAGGAGCGTGATCCTGTCGGTAGTCGGCGTTACGCCCTCCCGCGAGACCTCCGCCCCGAGCAGGGCGTTCACGAAGGCGCTCTTGCCAGCGTTGAACTCCCCGACGATGACCAGCAGGAAGAGCTCCTCGAGGTCGGAGAGCGACCTGCGCACGATCTCCACATCCTCGCCCGGCGCCCCGAATCCGACAAGAAAGTCCACAAGGGTCCCGAGCAGGGCCCGCTCCCGCCCGACCAGCGCCTCCTGACGCGCGTCCAGCACCCGCACCGCTATACCCTCCCGTCCATCCGAGCAGTATAGCTTGTCAGCACTTCAGCTTGTCAGCGCTTCAGCTTTCTCGCTGACTGGCTGAGAGCGGAGGCCGAAGGCCGGAGCGGGCTGACCGGCTGACCAGCTGTTTCGTGGCAAAGCCGCCGTGGTAAGAACACGATTCATCTGCGAGGCGGTATAGACGGAGGAATGCGTGAACTACAGGAAGCTTGGCCGGACGGGTATCGAGGTGTCGGAGGTCGGCTACGGGGCGTGGGGGATCGCGGGCGACGCCTGGCTCGGCGCCAAAGACGAGGAGTCGCTGAAGGCCCTGAACCGGGCCGTGGACCTTGGCCTGAACTTTATAGACACGGCGCTGGCCTACGGTGAGGGGCACAGCGAGCGGCTCGTCGGCAAGGTGGTCGCGGAGCGGGACGAGGATATTTACGTCGCCACCAAGGTCCCGCCGAAGAACCTGCGGTGGCCCGCGCCGGCGGGGCTGCATCCCGACGAGGTCTTTCCCGGCGATTACGTCAGGGGGTGCACGGAGGAGAGCCTGAAGAACCTCGGGGTCGAGGCGCTCGACGTGCAGCAGTTCCACGTCTGGCAGGACGAGTGGCTCGGCGAGGGGGACTGGCAGGAGGCCGTCGAGGACCTCAAGCGGGAGGGCAAGATCCGGTCCTTCGGCGTCTCCATAAACGACCACCAGCCCGCCAACGCGTTAAAGCTAATCGAGTCCGGTATCGTGGACACGGTGCAGGTGATCCACAACGTCTTCGAGCAGAGCCCGGAGGACGAGTTGTTCCCGGCCTGCCAGGAGCACGGCGTCGGCGTGATCGTGCGGGTGCCCTTCGACGAGGGGGCGCTCACCGGCAACATCACGCCGGAGACCGAGTTCGACGAGGGCGATTTCCGCAACCACTACTTCCGCGACGACCGCAAGCGCGAGGTGCAGGAGCGGGTGCGGGCCATCGTCTCCGAGCTCGGGGCGAGCGAGGA carries:
- a CDS encoding aldo/keto reductase translates to MNYRKLGRTGIEVSEVGYGAWGIAGDAWLGAKDEESLKALNRAVDLGLNFIDTALAYGEGHSERLVGKVVAERDEDIYVATKVPPKNLRWPAPAGLHPDEVFPGDYVRGCTEESLKNLGVEALDVQQFHVWQDEWLGEGDWQEAVEDLKREGKIRSFGVSINDHQPANALKLIESGIVDTVQVIHNVFEQSPEDELFPACQEHGVGVIVRVPFDEGALTGNITPETEFDEGDFRNHYFRDDRKREVQERVRAIVSELGASEDEIAEIALRYILSHPAVSTVIPGMRSVRNVERNMRVGDGRGLPEDQVRLLKNHRWVRDFYA
- a CDS encoding acyltransferase family protein, encoding MLRSRPPGDATPGAGPEITHVVKIVGPSDPKARGIRLPFMPGLDGLRALAVVAVLLYHAGLEWLPGGFLGVEIFFVISGYLITALLVTEWRQRGRIDLKTFWIRRARRLLPALYLVVVATLAYAVIFLPGEVAGLRGDALSAFGYFTNWYLIFGNESYFEAMGRPSLLRHLWSLAVEEQFYLLWPPVVALGVSLGARRWRLRRLAFVSLVIAGLSALLMAFLYVPEVDPSRIYYGTDTRAAGLLIGAALAFAWRPGERAYREGCARLARLRGSGARGRLRRKWGWTLPALLDLVGLAALGGLVLFCLRLDEFQPALYKGGFLAVSLTTAALIAALAHPHSHVGRLLLGWRPLRWIGERSYGIYLWHWPVFMVTRPGLDVPLEGPKLLALRLAVTVLLAHLSFRYVEEPIRSGALGRAWKRLRQARGPRRRALGFRWAAAVTPVIALCVVLGVAVAQAKAPAPPAYLAAQEIHTVEETTDQPSQKDTNENGNKEEEEVASEPLSKKDEKPSPDKAKSDKDKAAADKDRAKGDANKTKASDKNASKKDPKKQNAAAPASTGPVSAIGDSVMLGSAATLQKEVAELSVIDAQVGMQVSYATDILRSRRSAGQLGETVIVHLGNNGTFTAGQFDEMMNVLSDVDRVIFVNVRVPRAWEAPNNAVIYEGVQEYPKAELVDWYSASAGQPNLFVTDGVHLQPPGQRLYADMISAQIEEG
- a CDS encoding dynamin family protein; its protein translation is MRVLDARQEALVGRERALLGTLVDFLVGFGAPGEDVEIVRRSLSDLEELFLLVIVGEFNAGKSAFVNALLGAEVSREGVTPTTDRITLLRHADEPMERERRDGVLERGHPNEFLREVAIVDTPGTNAIIRHHEELSRGFVPRSDLVIFVTSADRPLTESERGYLELVRDWGKKVLMVVNKADLLGDDDKVGQVRSFVEDGLRSALGLSPPIFFVSSLLARKAKAATSAMESRALLQASGFGDLEAYVHDLLDEEGRVRLKLQSPLGPVEELARRYRGAVEERLNLLEEDFRTSENVESQLALYVEDTKRDFEARLSEIENIVLKMGERGDLWLEENIRLMNVRELFREEKVKRRFEREVVADTEKLIDERVDELVDWLVGRNHKQWRTVVDYLERRRRAEYDGEMIGEVRDDFEHDRGKILRSVGKTAQDVVGGYDRERESELLANSIQNAVARTAAIEAGALGIGAVVVALATTRFLDATGVIAAAIIAGYGLFVLPNRRRKARQDFREKTDALRRRLGEVVRRQFETELGRSVEKMREAIAPYTRFVRTEHARMSRAREDLTKIDAEVDAIKDEISAPGPRSGTDS